Proteins from one Dysgonomonas sp. HDW5A genomic window:
- a CDS encoding MFS transporter → MENIKLETTILSSGIILLLAVGCGFSVANVYYAQPLLDIIGETFNINEAKLGIVVTISQIGYGLGLFLLVPLGDLADSRKLIIYQFILLALFLMVVSLASSFIVLLAGMFLVGTMAVVTQSMVAYAASMSDHQSRGQVVGAVTSGVVVGLLLARTVAGTLTQFTGWRSVYLFSAILSLILGLTFFLVLPPPNRNKRAALSYPKLLLSMFTLFRRHRLLTMRSFVGLFIFAAGQVLWTPMVLPLSQAPFSFSHMTIGLFGLAGVMGVIGASKAGSLADRGYAKWTSLIALILMIISWIFTAFIYQSLLFLIFGIIIFDMGLQAVHVTNQSIILKIDPEASGRITAGYMIFYSIGSAIGSVTSTFVFSKYGWTGVCMLGLVFGLLALISWIKSVKT, encoded by the coding sequence ATGGAAAATATAAAATTAGAAACAACTATTTTATCCTCGGGCATTATATTATTATTGGCTGTAGGCTGTGGATTTTCAGTTGCTAACGTCTACTATGCTCAGCCTTTGCTGGATATTATAGGAGAAACATTCAACATAAATGAAGCAAAACTCGGAATTGTAGTAACAATTTCACAAATAGGTTATGGCTTAGGTTTATTTTTGCTGGTGCCTCTGGGTGATTTGGCTGATAGCCGGAAGTTGATTATTTATCAATTCATATTATTAGCATTATTTTTGATGGTAGTGAGCCTTGCTTCATCTTTTATTGTTCTTCTGGCTGGAATGTTTTTAGTCGGAACCATGGCTGTTGTAACACAAAGCATGGTAGCTTACGCAGCAAGCATGTCTGATCACCAGAGTCGGGGACAGGTAGTGGGAGCTGTAACGAGCGGAGTCGTTGTCGGTCTTTTATTGGCGAGAACTGTTGCGGGTACATTGACTCAATTTACGGGATGGAGATCTGTGTATCTCTTCTCCGCAATACTGTCATTGATTCTGGGTCTTACCTTTTTTCTAGTCTTGCCGCCGCCTAATCGAAACAAAAGGGCCGCTTTATCTTATCCCAAATTGCTATTATCGATGTTTACTTTGTTCAGGAGACATCGGCTACTGACAATGAGATCGTTTGTAGGTCTATTTATATTTGCCGCAGGACAAGTCTTGTGGACTCCTATGGTTTTACCACTAAGCCAAGCTCCATTTTCTTTTTCCCATATGACTATTGGTCTATTCGGACTAGCCGGTGTAATGGGTGTTATCGGAGCTTCTAAAGCCGGTAGTTTGGCTGACAGAGGTTATGCCAAATGGACATCGCTTATTGCTCTCATACTTATGATTATATCGTGGATATTTACCGCATTTATTTATCAATCATTACTATTCCTGATTTTTGGAATCATTATTTTTGATATGGGGCTACAAGCTGTCCACGTAACAAATCAGAGCATAATCTTGAAAATTGACCCGGAAGCCAGTGGCAGAATTACAGCAGGGTATATGATATTCTACTCTATTGGGAGTGCAATAGGTTCGGTAACTTCAACATTTGTATTCTCGAAATATGGATGGACGGGAGTTTGTATGCTAGGTCTTGTTTTTGGTCTTTTGGCTTTAATCTCTTGGATCAAATCTGTAAAAACTTGA
- a CDS encoding helix-turn-helix domain-containing protein, whose amino-acid sequence MGKINKRSNCPIGISLDLIGDRWTLLIVRDIIIRGKRSYGEFLKSDENISTNILASRLQFLEVNNLVTKKIAADNKSKFIYSPTDKMIALFPTLCELMLWGNKYDSDSYTEPSNLLQELKDDKKKVIEKYILLAQKSKQ is encoded by the coding sequence ATGGGTAAAATAAATAAAAGATCAAATTGTCCAATCGGTATTTCGTTAGACTTAATTGGAGACAGATGGACATTATTAATAGTAAGGGATATAATTATAAGAGGAAAACGATCTTATGGAGAGTTCCTTAAATCGGATGAAAATATTTCAACCAATATTCTAGCCAGTAGGTTACAATTCTTAGAAGTTAACAATCTGGTCACTAAAAAAATAGCTGCAGATAACAAATCAAAATTTATTTATTCGCCTACCGATAAGATGATTGCCTTATTTCCCACACTGTGTGAGTTAATGCTTTGGGGTAACAAATACGACTCCGATTCTTACACAGAGCCGTCCAATTTATTGCAAGAGTTGAAAGACGACAAGAAAAAGGTAATAGAAAAATACATACTATTAGCTCAGAAAAGTAAACAATAA
- a CDS encoding class I SAM-dependent methyltransferase — protein MKYDNEDLYKQLRCPVGAEARQVGESMFQSNSNMIFKTIDILEILPNTKVLEIGFGNGMHLSYIFEKECLLMYEGIDISKAMVDEATLNNYELVKLGKVAFKHITESDILCFTDSSFDYCFSVNTLYFWDNPQKYIDEIYRVLQDGGKIAITFISKSFGEMLPFTKKGFVFYEIEDIELFLNKSGFCNVQSILLAEDAISKDGQRVERPFFIVTAIKCNKFIY, from the coding sequence ATGAAATATGATAACGAAGATTTGTATAAACAACTCCGATGCCCTGTTGGAGCAGAAGCACGTCAAGTAGGCGAAAGTATGTTTCAGTCAAATAGCAATATGATATTTAAAACAATAGATATTTTAGAAATTCTACCTAACACTAAAGTATTGGAAATAGGATTTGGTAATGGAATGCATTTATCTTATATCTTTGAAAAAGAGTGTCTGTTAATGTATGAGGGGATTGATATTTCTAAGGCTATGGTAGATGAGGCTACTTTGAATAACTATGAATTAGTGAAATTAGGTAAGGTTGCTTTTAAACATATAACTGAATCAGATATTTTATGCTTTACCGATTCATCCTTTGATTATTGCTTTTCTGTTAATACTCTTTACTTTTGGGATAATCCTCAGAAATATATTGATGAGATATATCGTGTCTTACAGGATGGAGGGAAAATCGCTATCACCTTTATCAGTAAATCTTTTGGGGAAATGTTACCATTTACCAAAAAAGGATTTGTTTTTTACGAGATAGAAGATATTGAGTTATTTCTTAATAAATCAGGCTTTTGTAATGTCCAATCAATCTTATTAGCCGAAGATGCCATCAGCAAAGATGGACAAAGAGTGGAGCGTCCTTTTTTTATTGTAACAGCGATAAAATGTAACAAGTTCATTTATTAA
- a CDS encoding carboxymuconolactone decarboxylase family protein, translated as MMKRVIILSLSLLVISVVYAEEITNKSDRNNLNQKEMRIRIKDVEPKVYGIMSRFEKYLEESDLSTTHKELIKIRASQLNNCGYCLNNHSQEALKSGESEARIYMLPLWKTVPHFYSEEELVILQMTEEITLIYNGLSDETYNKAMALFSENYVAQIMTAIIVINVWNRIGVATHMEDDCTL; from the coding sequence ATGATGAAGAGAGTAATAATTTTAAGTCTTTCTCTATTAGTAATTTCTGTTGTTTATGCAGAGGAAATTACAAATAAATCAGACCGTAATAATTTAAATCAAAAAGAAATGAGAATAAGGATTAAAGATGTAGAGCCTAAAGTATATGGTATCATGAGCAGATTTGAAAAATATCTGGAAGAAAGTGATTTATCTACAACCCACAAAGAGCTGATTAAAATCAGGGCATCACAATTGAATAACTGTGGATACTGCTTGAATAATCATTCCCAAGAAGCCTTGAAGTCTGGAGAATCCGAAGCAAGAATTTATATGCTTCCATTATGGAAAACCGTTCCTCATTTTTATTCCGAAGAGGAACTGGTTATACTGCAGATGACTGAAGAAATAACACTTATCTACAATGGGCTTTCCGATGAAACATATAATAAAGCTATGGCTCTGTTTTCAGAAAACTATGTAGCACAAATAATGACGGCTATTATTGTAATCAATGTCTGGAACAGAATTGGTGTAGCGACCCATATGGAAGATGATTGCACTCTCTAA
- a CDS encoding Crp/Fnr family transcriptional regulator, whose product MINSFISHINRFVTLSQSEIDILTDSFEPIRLEKKEILHQTGKVATSKYFVSKGCLRSYFINDKGIEQILQFAIENWWIADYESLERKLPSTLYIDAVESSEILSLTRAKELELYNRIHNFETYFRQILERERTAFLTKIRYNFEFTKEEAYLHFSENFPEFIERIPDYMIASYLNFTPEYLSVIRKRIIS is encoded by the coding sequence ATGATAAATAGTTTTATTTCTCATATCAATAGATTTGTAACACTCAGCCAATCAGAGATTGATATTCTAACAGATAGTTTCGAACCTATTAGACTTGAAAAGAAAGAAATACTACATCAAACAGGTAAGGTAGCCACTTCTAAATATTTTGTCTCTAAAGGTTGTCTCCGTTCCTATTTTATTAATGATAAAGGAATAGAACAGATATTGCAATTTGCAATCGAAAACTGGTGGATAGCAGACTACGAAAGCCTGGAACGGAAATTACCCTCTACCCTCTATATTGATGCTGTAGAAAGCAGTGAGATTCTCTCCTTAACAAGAGCAAAAGAGTTAGAACTATACAATCGAATTCACAATTTTGAGACGTATTTTAGACAGATACTGGAAAGAGAACGAACAGCCTTTCTAACGAAAATCAGATATAATTTCGAGTTTACTAAAGAGGAGGCATACTTACACTTTTCAGAAAACTTTCCCGAATTTATAGAGCGTATTCCTGACTACATGATTGCCTCTTATCTCAACTTCACTCCCGAATATTTGAGCGTAATTCGCAAACGCATCATTTCTTAA
- a CDS encoding Crp/Fnr family transcriptional regulator yields the protein MKKENLLNLLRTEFLESIDNYSEIKSFAKGDFLFRQENICKNLFWIKKGICRRYYLHNGKEITTEFLFADDFIVSSKSFVLSKPTDEFAETLTNIEALVISQDNFNKLKTEYPELANIDYKKISERRV from the coding sequence ATGAAAAAAGAAAATCTGCTTAATTTATTACGAACAGAATTTTTAGAAAGTATAGACAACTATTCGGAAATAAAAAGTTTCGCGAAAGGAGACTTTCTTTTTCGGCAGGAAAATATATGCAAAAATTTATTTTGGATAAAAAAGGGCATTTGCCGAAGATACTATTTACACAATGGAAAAGAAATTACTACTGAATTTTTATTTGCAGACGATTTCATTGTTTCGTCAAAAAGTTTTGTGCTTTCCAAACCCACCGATGAGTTTGCTGAAACCTTGACCAATATTGAAGCCTTGGTTATCAGTCAGGACAATTTCAACAAACTGAAAACCGAATACCCTGAGCTTGCCAATATTGATTACAAAAAAATATCGGAAAGAAGAGTCTAA
- a CDS encoding HEPN domain-containing protein, protein MITKKYRKEESNLIDVLKEYNVVVHRPDDVIPQVGEPLGLERLVFTLENPKQHNLTKLLNSVKKYSNEFIKVFPQDTPEEKRLFELIKAAYVNGRYDPDFVVTKEDIDALVPKVELLRDITKRICEEKIGEYGERE, encoded by the coding sequence TTGATTACAAAAAAATATCGGAAAGAAGAGTCTAATTTGATTGATGTTTTGAAAGAATACAATGTTGTTGTGCATCGTCCCGATGATGTCATTCCGCAAGTCGGTGAGCCTTTGGGTTTGGAACGTTTGGTTTTTACATTGGAGAATCCTAAACAACATAATCTCACCAAACTTTTAAATTCGGTAAAGAAATATTCTAACGAGTTTATCAAAGTCTTTCCACAGGACACTCCCGAAGAAAAACGGTTATTCGAACTTATAAAAGCTGCTTATGTGAATGGTCGTTACGATCCTGATTTTGTAGTTACAAAAGAGGATATTGATGCACTCGTTCCGAAAGTGGAGTTATTGAGGGATATAACAAAGAGGATTTGTGAGGAGAAGATAGGGGAGTATGGGGAAAGGGAGTGA
- the istA gene encoding IS21 family transposase, translated as MTKLRTIIRLYEDHMGLKTIAVMARTSRNTVKKYIHKWNSLKISFDDFVSKSDTELHALFCITDAPGMPNPRRDTLESLLPSISKDLGRKGMTTMQQWQKYIKEHPDGYGLTQFRISVQRYRMINNPSMRMEHKAGDKMFVDYTGDKLWIYPHGESPREVDVFVAILGCSLLTYVEAVSGQSKEDFISACENSFYFYGGVPQAVVPDNLKAAVTKASRHESILNEEFERFAEHYGVTVFPARVRKPRDKAPVENAVKLTYKDIYTRTSHLHCPDLKSLNAAILSALDLHNNNLLTNRNYSRRSYFEEIEKESLGPLNPIRYQIKKHAMATVGKDGYIRLSEDIHYYSVPHTYIGKRLKLSYSADDVHIFDGYSLVASHTRSRLQFKHTTNTDHLHPKHKAVLEWSPEVFIKEAADIHEDVERYIRKVMEKKRYVDQANKSCSGILLLARKVGAARLTAACRLAESYDRYSYNEIQDILKTKSEFVEVPEETVDIPEHENIRGKDYYK; from the coding sequence ATGACCAAATTAAGAACGATTATCCGTTTGTATGAGGACCATATGGGTCTTAAAACTATTGCCGTAATGGCTCGCACCTCCCGCAATACTGTTAAGAAGTATATCCATAAATGGAACTCTTTAAAGATTAGTTTTGATGATTTTGTGTCTAAGAGTGATACGGAACTTCACGCGTTATTTTGTATTACAGATGCTCCCGGTATGCCTAACCCACGTCGGGATACACTGGAGTCTCTTCTTCCGAGCATCAGTAAGGACCTTGGTCGTAAAGGGATGACTACGATGCAGCAATGGCAAAAGTATATCAAAGAACACCCCGATGGGTATGGCTTAACTCAGTTTCGCATCTCAGTTCAACGTTATCGAATGATTAATAACCCCTCTATGCGTATGGAACATAAAGCAGGGGATAAAATGTTTGTAGATTATACAGGAGATAAGCTTTGGATTTATCCTCATGGTGAATCCCCTCGTGAGGTGGATGTATTTGTGGCAATCTTGGGTTGTAGCTTGTTGACTTATGTGGAAGCAGTATCAGGGCAGAGCAAAGAAGATTTTATCTCTGCCTGTGAGAACAGTTTTTATTTTTATGGAGGTGTTCCTCAAGCTGTTGTTCCTGACAATCTAAAAGCTGCTGTAACCAAAGCTTCTCGCCATGAATCTATCTTGAATGAAGAGTTTGAGCGTTTTGCTGAACATTATGGAGTCACAGTGTTCCCCGCTCGTGTTCGTAAACCCCGAGACAAAGCTCCTGTGGAGAATGCCGTTAAACTAACCTATAAGGATATTTACACTCGCACCAGTCATCTTCATTGCCCTGATCTAAAGAGTTTAAATGCAGCTATCCTGTCTGCTTTAGACCTGCATAACAATAATCTGTTGACTAATCGGAACTACTCTCGTCGTTCCTATTTTGAAGAGATTGAAAAAGAATCCTTAGGACCATTGAATCCAATCCGCTATCAGATTAAAAAACACGCGATGGCTACCGTAGGTAAAGATGGTTATATCCGCTTGAGTGAGGATATCCATTATTACAGTGTACCTCACACGTATATCGGTAAAAGGCTTAAGCTCTCTTACTCAGCGGATGATGTGCATATCTTTGACGGCTATAGCCTTGTGGCATCTCATACCCGCAGTCGTTTGCAGTTTAAGCATACCACCAATACAGATCATCTGCATCCCAAACATAAAGCCGTATTGGAATGGTCCCCTGAAGTATTTATCAAAGAAGCAGCCGACATCCATGAGGATGTGGAGCGTTACATCCGTAAAGTGATGGAAAAGAAACGCTATGTGGATCAGGCTAACAAGAGTTGTTCGGGTATCCTTTTATTGGCCAGGAAGGTCGGAGCGGCTCGTTTGACGGCAGCCTGCCGATTGGCTGAGAGTTATGACAGATACAGTTATAACGAGATCCAGGATATCCTTAAAACTAAATCTGAGTTTGTAGAAGTACCTGAAGAAACAGTGGATATACCCGAACATGAAAATATCAGAGGCAAAGATTATTATAAATAG
- the istB gene encoding IS21-like element helper ATPase IstB codes for MNNQTLEKLRQMRFLGMHDAFKTSLENTLKEQMTQDQFIFHLVSSEWDNRRNRAIKRATKLAAFRYTAFLEEIDYSFERGLDRNQVERLAGLDFIKDNKNIFITGPTGTGKSYLATALGNKACQDGYKVFYANTAKLMSSLKIAKVKGTILNEFKRIERVDLLILDDFAMQAFDSQSRGIMMDIIEDRHQKKSTMITSQVPVKDWYDAIGEKTVADAILDRLVHDSLRVELIGESIRKRKSKNENSYL; via the coding sequence ATGAACAATCAAACATTAGAGAAACTGCGTCAGATGCGTTTCTTAGGGATGCACGATGCTTTTAAAACTTCTTTAGAGAACACTTTAAAAGAGCAGATGACACAAGATCAATTTATCTTCCATTTGGTATCCAGTGAATGGGATAATCGTCGCAATCGTGCCATCAAAAGAGCAACCAAGCTGGCAGCGTTTCGGTACACTGCTTTCTTGGAAGAGATTGATTATAGCTTCGAAAGAGGCTTGGATCGTAATCAGGTAGAACGCTTGGCGGGCTTGGATTTTATCAAAGACAACAAGAATATCTTTATTACAGGACCCACCGGGACAGGAAAAAGCTATCTGGCTACTGCACTAGGAAACAAAGCCTGCCAAGATGGATATAAGGTCTTTTATGCCAATACCGCTAAATTGATGAGCAGCTTAAAGATAGCCAAAGTAAAAGGGACTATACTAAATGAATTTAAACGTATCGAAAGGGTGGATCTTCTAATCCTTGATGATTTTGCAATGCAAGCCTTTGACTCTCAGTCCAGAGGTATAATGATGGATATTATAGAGGATCGGCATCAGAAAAAATCAACAATGATAACCTCACAAGTACCTGTTAAAGATTGGTATGATGCCATAGGAGAAAAAACTGTAGCAGATGCCATACTCGATCGCCTGGTACATGACTCACTAAGAGTAGAATTAATTGGAGAATCAATCAGAAAAAGAAAATCGAAGAATGAAAATAGCTATCTATAA
- a CDS encoding site-specific integrase, whose amino-acid sequence MGVSKVALRQRDITAGRKSLYLDYYPAIRDPHSMKMIRREYLGIYIYGRPRNEIEKEYNNEMLMKAEVIRSMRVQAIINEEYGFLDKNKKKADFLTYYKLKAEKKDQKWMKVYQHFSNFVKGKCTFGDINVDLCNRFRDYLMDAKQLKHKDLRISQNSASGYFSTFRALLKIAYREKFFRENLNEYLDSIDTTDVKKEYLTLDELKALANTPCDFPILKSASIFSCMTGLRISDVLKLDWKEILPASDGGYCMRLRTEKTETETTLPISDEALELCGERGKGKVFKGLTKSMTQQPLKDWVANAGITKHITFHCFRHTFATLQVALGTDIYTVSKMLTHKNVSTTQIYADLVNAKKRESANKISLK is encoded by the coding sequence ATGGGAGTAAGCAAAGTAGCACTTCGGCAGCGTGATATTACAGCAGGAAGAAAAAGTCTGTATCTCGACTATTACCCTGCCATTCGTGACCCTCATTCGATGAAGATGATACGAAGGGAATATTTAGGCATCTATATTTATGGACGACCACGCAACGAAATTGAGAAGGAGTACAATAATGAAATGCTGATGAAAGCCGAAGTCATCCGCAGCATGAGAGTACAGGCAATAATTAATGAGGAATATGGTTTTCTGGATAAGAATAAAAAGAAAGCCGACTTTCTCACTTATTACAAACTGAAAGCCGAAAAGAAAGACCAGAAATGGATGAAAGTCTATCAGCACTTTTCCAATTTTGTCAAAGGTAAATGTACCTTCGGAGATATAAACGTTGATCTCTGCAACCGCTTTCGGGATTATCTGATGGATGCAAAACAATTGAAGCACAAAGACCTTCGCATATCACAAAATTCAGCGTCAGGGTATTTTTCTACATTCAGAGCTTTACTGAAAATAGCATATAGAGAAAAGTTTTTCAGAGAGAATCTCAATGAATATCTGGACTCAATCGACACCACAGATGTAAAGAAAGAATATCTGACTTTAGACGAATTAAAGGCATTAGCCAATACACCTTGCGACTTCCCAATATTGAAATCGGCATCTATATTTTCGTGTATGACAGGCTTACGGATAAGTGATGTGCTAAAGTTGGATTGGAAAGAAATACTTCCTGCTTCCGATGGTGGTTATTGTATGCGACTAAGAACCGAAAAGACGGAAACCGAAACTACTTTACCCATTAGTGATGAAGCATTGGAACTATGTGGCGAAAGAGGCAAAGGTAAAGTATTCAAGGGATTGACAAAGTCCATGACACAACAACCTCTGAAAGATTGGGTAGCCAATGCAGGGATAACAAAGCACATCACATTCCATTGTTTTCGCCATACTTTTGCTACCTTGCAGGTTGCTTTGGGTACTGATATCTATACTGTAAGCAAGATGCTAACACATAAAAACGTGTCTACAACACAGATATACGCTGATTTGGTGAATGCGAAGAAAAGAGAATCTGCTAATAAAATAAGTTTGAAATAA
- a CDS encoding helix-turn-helix domain-containing protein, with protein MSSKMQIKKKCECCGKTFTAQKTTTRYCSHKCNSKAYKQGKRQFKMVGINYSTMQEIEKLSDKYEKIKDKEYLSVSETAFLLSAGRTTIYRYLHDGTLKAVQTNGKTFIRRSDIDEMFDNVEEYESKARPTVEPKPLTELYTVAEIKDKFNIKESWLYKIARENNIPKTLIRGKSYFSKEHIDKYFEKKGFNESQDIKEWYSVEEIQEKYNLSTAAIYSFVSEQNIPRKKEGRKVLYSKNDFDIAKGYEQPKEAEYYTTEEAMQKYSLTRDALYHYVKYHNIPKVKEGRYVKISKPDLDKLFQPQITL; from the coding sequence ATGAGTAGTAAAATGCAAATAAAAAAGAAATGCGAGTGCTGTGGGAAAACTTTCACAGCACAAAAAACGACTACACGTTATTGTTCGCATAAATGTAACTCCAAAGCGTACAAGCAAGGTAAGAGACAGTTCAAGATGGTAGGTATAAACTACTCTACCATGCAGGAAATAGAAAAACTAAGTGATAAGTATGAAAAAATAAAAGATAAAGAATATCTCTCTGTTTCTGAAACTGCATTTTTATTAAGTGCTGGTCGAACTACTATTTATCGCTATTTACACGATGGAACTCTTAAAGCTGTACAAACAAATGGCAAAACATTTATCCGTAGATCCGATATTGATGAAATGTTTGATAATGTAGAAGAATATGAATCTAAAGCCAGACCTACTGTTGAGCCAAAACCATTAACCGAATTATATACAGTAGCCGAGATTAAAGATAAATTCAATATCAAAGAATCATGGCTCTACAAGATTGCCCGAGAAAACAATATACCTAAAACATTAATCAGAGGTAAATCATATTTCAGTAAAGAGCATATCGATAAATATTTTGAAAAGAAAGGTTTTAACGAAAGTCAGGATATTAAAGAATGGTACTCAGTAGAAGAGATTCAAGAGAAGTATAATCTCTCAACGGCAGCCATATACAGTTTTGTATCTGAGCAGAATATTCCCCGAAAGAAAGAAGGTCGCAAAGTGCTGTATTCAAAGAATGACTTCGACATAGCCAAAGGTTACGAGCAACCCAAAGAAGCCGAATATTATACCACAGAAGAAGCCATGCAAAAGTATAGCCTCACTCGTGATGCTCTCTACCATTATGTGAAGTATCATAATATACCTAAAGTAAAAGAAGGACGATATGTAAAAATATCAAAGCCTGACTTAGATAAATTGTTTCAACCTCAAATAACACTGTAA
- the mnmE gene encoding tRNA uridine-5-carboxymethylaminomethyl(34) synthesis GTPase MnmE, producing MQQSDIIVAISTPAGVGGIAVIRLSGKGCIGLVDAVYRSPSGKKLVDQKANTIHFGSIVKDNTTLDEVLVSVFHNPSSFTGEDSVEISCHGSIYIQQGILQLLLEKGARLAGAGEFTQRAFLNGKMDLSQAESVADLIASTSAATHRLALNQMRGGFSNKLVELRTDLLNFASLIELELDFSEEDVEFANRDNLKKLASHIHEVIAKLADSFSLGNVVKTGIPVAIIGETNAGKSTLLNLLLREEKAIVSDIHGTTRDVIEDTINIDGLIFRLIDTAGIRDTDDVVESLGIERTFKKLEQANIVLWVIDAETEDDRTIALSKKILPLTEDKKLILVFNKVDIIPAARKEHKEQLLSDLIPDRIFISAKYHQGTENLQDILVEAANIPEFGEQDVIVTNMRHYEALKNALAAITRVSDGMESGLSSDFLAQDIRECMHYLGEITGQISTDDILGNIFSKFCIGK from the coding sequence ATGCAACAGTCGGATATTATTGTAGCTATTTCTACTCCTGCAGGGGTAGGAGGGATTGCCGTTATTCGTTTATCGGGTAAAGGGTGTATTGGATTGGTTGATGCGGTTTACCGTTCTCCATCAGGTAAGAAATTAGTAGATCAGAAAGCCAATACAATTCATTTTGGTTCTATTGTGAAAGATAATACGACCTTGGATGAGGTGTTGGTTAGTGTCTTTCATAATCCAAGTTCTTTTACAGGAGAAGATAGTGTAGAGATCTCATGCCATGGATCTATATATATACAACAGGGGATTTTGCAGTTGCTATTAGAGAAAGGTGCTCGTTTGGCCGGTGCAGGTGAGTTTACTCAAAGAGCATTTTTGAATGGAAAGATGGATTTGTCACAGGCTGAATCTGTTGCCGATCTTATCGCTTCAACTTCTGCTGCTACTCACCGATTGGCATTGAATCAAATGCGAGGAGGTTTCAGTAATAAACTGGTCGAACTCCGTACTGATTTACTCAATTTTGCCTCTTTGATAGAATTAGAGTTAGACTTCTCAGAGGAAGATGTTGAGTTTGCAAACCGGGATAATTTAAAAAAATTAGCAAGCCATATTCATGAAGTGATAGCAAAATTGGCTGATTCGTTTTCTTTAGGGAATGTAGTAAAAACGGGTATTCCTGTAGCAATAATAGGGGAGACGAATGCAGGAAAGTCTACATTACTTAATCTATTGCTAAGAGAAGAAAAGGCGATTGTTTCGGATATTCATGGTACAACCCGTGATGTAATCGAAGATACTATAAATATTGATGGGCTTATATTCCGGTTAATCGATACAGCAGGTATTCGTGATACAGATGATGTTGTAGAAAGTCTCGGTATAGAGCGTACTTTTAAGAAGTTAGAGCAGGCAAATATAGTTCTTTGGGTTATTGATGCTGAAACAGAAGATGACCGTACTATTGCTTTATCTAAAAAAATATTACCACTAACGGAAGATAAGAAGCTAATCTTGGTATTTAATAAAGTCGATATAATTCCTGCTGCCCGTAAGGAGCATAAGGAGCAATTGTTAAGCGACTTGATTCCCGATCGAATTTTTATTTCGGCAAAGTATCATCAGGGTACAGAAAATCTACAGGATATTTTAGTGGAAGCAGCTAATATTCCTGAATTTGGAGAGCAGGATGTTATTGTTACCAATATGCGCCATTATGAAGCTCTGAAAAATGCTTTGGCTGCAATTACTCGTGTTTCGGATGGAATGGAATCCGGTTTATCCAGTGATTTTCTGGCTCAGGATATTCGTGAGTGTATGCATTATTTAGGAGAGATAACAGGTCAAATTTCTACTGATGATATTTTGGGAAATATATTTAGTAAGTTCTGTATCGGCAAATGA